TCACTCCAGGACCTGAGCAGGGTGACAGCAGAGGGACCAGAGGAAATCCTCAAAGACCACTCTTCTTCCCCTTTATCAGTGTCTCGGTCAGCTAAACTGTCAAAAGAGGAAGCGGAGACCTTGCCTTCCTCGAAGCCTTTCGGGCTCTGTCCAGACTCTTTCAGTGGTATTCTGTGGTTCAGGCTCCAATTCTGAAACATAACTGCAGCTGGTTATCGAAAAATGAAAACCAGTCACATGTTCGGCATGAAAATGTACCATTCTTTTCTGAGTCAGCAAAAAGTTggaaatacatacatttaaagtaaactttttttttattacaatagGAAAATAtgctcattgaaaaaaaaaaaaaatccaaacgaCTGGGGAGGAAATAAAGACATAAGTAAAAATATCCCCTCTCCCCAAGGCTTCTATGCTTATAAACATCTTTTACTGCTTAAGGTCTATGCTTCTAGGCTTTTGCTATCCCTCTCTAAACCCACTGAACCCACTGCGTTTTCAATGACTTGAAGTCACAGAATTGTATTCATTTCAAGCTAAGTAGAGCAGATTACGATTTACCGAGCGCTGCATGTGTGCAGGCCTCCTGGTGCTCTGTATACGCACTCTATACCCGTATTACGCTACAGGGCTTGGCGCACTGGCCCTCAGGCCAAACCAAGTCCCCCTCCTacttttgtgaataaagtttgactggaacacagccacatttATTTGTGTACACGTATCCCATGGCTGCTTCTGGGCAGTgagcctgcaaagcctaaagtattttcTATCTGGcctttttcagaaaaagtttactGACCCTTGAGACAGTAGAAAACTTTACAGGGAGGAAAAGGAGTAGATGGAAATAAAACCAGCTATTATCACAGGTTAAACAATGAGTGaactctccatttctttcttatccATTGCTGTATTGTCTACAGGTTCAATAAGGGTGCACACATTCTACCTGTGGCTTAATTATACATGCAGTTCAGAGAGAATTctatatgaatatgaataaaaCTGATGAACTACAGCACCATGGAACATcccacaaattaaaacaatttccaCTGTTTGCATGCAAACACAGGAGTCTAAAAGGGATTTCTTTACGAAACTGAGtgatttgtagtaaggtggatggacctagagactgtcatacagagtgaagtaagtcagaaagagaaaaacaaatactgtatgctaacacatatatatggaatctaaagaaaaaaaaaaaggttctgaagaacctaggggcaggacaggaataaagacgcagacggagagaatggacttgaggacatggggagggggaagggtaagctgggacaaagtgagagagtggcatggacatatatacactaccaaacgtaaaatagatagctagtgggaagcagccgcatagcacagggagatcagctccgtgctttgtgaccacctagaggagtgggatagggagggtgggagggagatgcaagacggaggagatatggggatatatgtatacgtacagctgattcactttgttatacagcagaaactaaaacaacattgtaaagcaattatactctaatgtGCTAAATAAAagggatttctttaaaaaaaagagtttgcaAACACTTCATGATATTTTTGCAACAATATTTACCCTATTATTTTCTAAGAATATATGTTTTTGGAGATTCGAGAAATGTGGCAGACACTGCTAGCTGATGATCGTATCTGCCGCTTCTTTGACCAGGGCAGTTAGACTTCATTTCTCAGCTTCCTTTGGAGGGAGCACAGTCATACAACTGAGCTCTGGACACATGGATGTGAGCAGAGCTGAAATTCTCCACTTCCAGACCTGGTCCATAAAATCCTCCCTGCTAGTGCCTCCTCTGATTGGCTGACACAGAGAGAACCTCCTTAGGACCACGTAATAAAGATGGCAGAGCCAcaagatggaaagaacctgggcCCCTAAATCAATACTTGGAGGAGAGCCACCCACAAGAGGTATCTGTTAtatgagcaagaaaaaaaatgtgcatcAAGTCTTTGAGATGTGGgggattatttattatttttcttaatgagcGTTCACTGTATTTATGGAGCTCACTGTTGACAGATGCCTTCGGGATAGAGGAAGGACATAGAAATCCCTTCTCTGGAGAGGGTCGTTCAATAGCTTCTCCTTGAAATCAAAGTACGAGAGACTCCTTTCAGACCTCTGTCTCACTGGCACTCAATCTCAATGAGTAAATGGTAACTACAACTCTCACCCAAGCCCTTGTCTGTCTTTATTCCGAGTTCTCTACTCTAGCAATAACTGTGCCCTTAGGGACCACCTCAATCTCTCTCCTGCCAGCATCATATTCACCACGTTTCCTGGTCAAACCTTTTCCTCTCTGCCACATGGTATTGGGTTCCATGTAACTTAAGATGGCAGCCGGtaacaatttttaagtttatCAACTAGGATACTTTCTCACCTACTGACTCCTATGTCTTGAGAGAAGATTAAAGCACCATTCTGCCATCAGCAAGAAAGCAATGTAGATAAATTCCATGCCATTTATAATTCATTCCACCTTCATTAAGTATTCATACACTACTTATTGGCACATCACCTAAGTATTCTATGTAAGAGAAAACAGAATAGCTAGAAAAGAAACTGGGAGAGGCTGGTTTATTAGGAGACCGGGAGAGAGGCAAATAATTTGCTGTATCCCTTACCCCAGCCTTCTTCTTGCAGGAAAGTTTTCTCGCCAAGTCACGCACAAATGAATTAGACAGCTATCCTGAGGGTAAATTCAGCAGTACCAACAGGAAGGGGACCACTATCTTCTCGTTCATTATTTTAACCCATATTTATCGCAGACTGGCTTTGGCAGGCCCTGAGAATACAACAGTCATTCCCTTCTTAAAGAGTGCACTTCTTAAGCAAATACATATATGGATTAAACACAAGGAATCCATACTGGCAATGTGAAACAGCTCCCTATGAAAGGTTAATTTCTCTGATTACCATCGATAGTAATAATCGCAACATTAAGTCATAATAATTCATAAGTTAGGAGAGCCTAAAGGTATTGAGACTGTACAAGATGCCAACTACTAGACTGAGAAAAGTTTAACTTTCCTAAGAACGCGGagatttaatttctaatatttgtGCCCATTTTACACGTGAAGACACTGAGGTTCTGAAAGATTATATAATTGCTCAAGATAAGACAGTAAGTCATCAGCCAAAGAGAGGCTTGTGTCTATTTGAATCCAGAGCTCATGCCTGTAAGCCATCATCGCTACTGCTCCCTAAGACAGGATGGTGTCTCAACCGAGAAGATGTAGAGAGAGTGGGACATCAAAGTGAAAGAACAGGCAAGCAGGAGGCCCCTGCAGAGTCAGGGGAAGCATGTAGTAAAAGAATGCTACCAGACGTTGAAGACGAGTTGTGCCCACCTCTTGGCGTTGCCAACATTGGTCTTGATTACTTGTCACAAATGACACCCAAACCAACCCAATTTGGGAACACTGAGAACACATGAAATTTGAAAAGGTAAAGGAAGAACCCCCAATGTATTCATTAAGTTTCAGTGATGTCAAAGAGCTATTCCTGCTGTCAGAGGTTAGGAGTAGCTCTCAGTCATGTCTGGCCGAGGCAAGGGTGGAAAGGGTCTGGGGAAGGGGGTAGGGGGCGCCAAGCATCATCGTAAAGTTCTCCGTGAGAACATCCAGGGCATCACCAAACCTGCTATCCACCGCGTCGCCCGGTGTGGTGGTGTGAAGCGGATTTCTGGTCTTATCTACGAGGAGACCCGCGGGGTGCTGAAGGTGTTCTTGGAGAATGTGATCCGCGACGCTGTCACCTACACCGAGCACGCCAAGCGCAAGACTGTCACCGCCATGGACATGGTTTACGCGCTCAAACGCCTGGGACGCACTCTGCACGGTTGCGGCGGCTAAGTTTCATTGCGGTCTTCGGCTGTGAAGCTCTTGTTTACTCACAAAAGGCCCTTCTCAGggccacgaaaaaaaaaaaaagagctattccTTCATACTGATAAAAAAATGATTCAGCACCCTTCTCCTAAAGGAAAATACTCTTGAATTCAAAAGTCGCGGGGATAAATTTAGGATTGGCCAGATCCCTACACACTTGTTTTTTCAAACGTCTGCCTATCCATGAGTTGATCCTTTGAATGTGGTCCATTCAGCATGGCTGGCCAGCCTTCGGATCCATCTCATCCATGAAAAACATCTCAGGAAACATGGACCCACTCTTTCCCCATAGCACCCAGCTGGCAGAATTTCCACCATTCTTTGTCAGTTTCCCGTATCCACTATTTTTCTTGAAAGGCAACTCACCAACTTTGTTTAGATGACCGTGCCAGGCAGGGGCACCCCCTAAGCAGAACCATGGTGCGCTCCAAGCTAATTTCAGAGCAAAGCtgctgggctgcaccccacagacCTACAAGGCCTATGCTTGCCCAGCCTCAAGCCCatagaaagagcccagagtccgCGACAGAGACAAGGGGTATACAGACAGCAAGAcaacagccatcttgggtggcTTGACCATACACTGCAGCCCTACATACCCTGCACAACCCTTACATTCTTGGTCCGCATCTCTTCCTCAATATCCCTGGGGTCAGGCATGTAGAGGGGCACTGCAACCAGACACCACAAATCCAATACAGACACCAGAAGCTAAAAAAGCAACAAGAGTAAGATACCTGGTATGCTAAGAACAGTCATTCACCAGGACGTGGGCAAATCCTGGAACCACGCACTTACCGGGTCAATGGAGAGGGCATCTATGGCCACAGCATCCTGTCCAGTTTCAAGGAAGGCAAGGCCACCCCCATGGGGAGGGGAAGACCCGGGCTCTATGAGAAACATTCTGGTGGCCTAGCCAGGGGTCAGCAGTCACAGTACAGGTCTGCTACCCCACGCTATGTACCATTAGGGGTGGGCCCATCAGgtctttccaaagaaaacacagtTAATCCTAATAGTTGGACTTGTGTGTCCAGAAACCAGCCTATTCCAGTCCACACAGCCTAGCCCAGGGAGACTCATGGGCAGTTAGCTGTACAGTAACGTTTACCCACGGGGGTCCTTCTGATATGGAGACAGGAAGACGGGCAGAGTCCTTCCCCGCCACTGTCAGTTGTGTCCACCTAGTCACATTAGCTGGGTGGAGTTTTCACAGAAGCCCAGAAGACGAGGACAATAGCATCTCGCTGTAGACCCAGCAGTTTGACTCATTCCACACTGAAGCCACTGTTGCCCAGCCCAGAGCCCTTCTTATTATAACAAGCACCAGCCAGCCCACAGCTGCGGCCACCGCCCGACAGTCTAACTTCTATTTTCCCGTTGTAATGACGGTCAATATCTCCGCAACAGCCTTAGGGGTGTCTATGAGTTCTCCGTACCCTCTTGGCGGCCCCCCTTTATCAAGGAAGCCACCCCAGGGGGCCCCCGTACTAGTGGACGGCCACCCCAGGATTTCCCCTGCAACTTTCAGGACCGCCCCTGGAAGTTTTGGGCCCCCATGTTAGTGGACGGCCGCCCCAGAAATACCCCTGCAACCTGCAGGATTACACCCCCAACTTGGGGGCCCCCCATGCTAGTCGACGGCCAAGCAACATTCCATTCCCCCTCACCCACTTCCTGAATTCGCGACATCTCAGCGCTCACAGGAGTTTCCTCGGTCTCCAGGCTGGCTCTGACCACCGTCGTCGGGCTGCACCCCGCCAGCCCGCAaggcctgtgcttgcccagcttcaagacggAAGAAAGAGCCCGGAATCAGCGACAAAGACATCGGGGGAGCTTAcctgtctgaagcaaggtcctggagcgtgTGTGCTGCACAGGGCGGGGAAGACATGGCGGCCGGCTTTGCTACCCGGGAGCAGGCGGGGTTACGGGTTATAAGGGGCATTGACATCAGgtgggctcatcagttaccaTGGAAACTAGCAGAGGGACACGAGGCCCCGCCCTGCCCTTTTGATAAGCTAATAGGTGGAGATGTTCTGATCTAAggattagaacaatcactagctcgGGTGGGGCAAGTGTGTAGAAAGGTCAGTCACGTGAGTAGAGTGTAGGTGAAGCAGgggagatacagagaacaagacAGCAGCCATCTGCGAGGCTTGATCGTACAAAAGCCTACCATACATATAAGGCTCAAGGGAGCTTCTCTCTGGGGTTAAAAAAAATGGCACTTACTTTAAAAGCCCTGCTCTTTGCCTTGAACTGTTAGGTGCTCTGGAGAGAACAGGAACTAAAACATGGCCTTGCCCTGAGGGAACTCCACATCCAGTCGAGTAGTATACACATATAGAAACTTCTACATTATTTTAGAAGGTCGACAAACGCACAAATGGGAGGCATGAGATACCTTTAACCCCTCTTGTACTCCAGCTAACACACCTCAAGGAGACGTCGTTCGAATTGACCAGAAACACCTGTTTTTCCTGTCTTAATGGGGTGTTTCTTATTCCCACCTGTCATCAACAAGATGCATctgatatatttacatttaaaaatggaattcaaaTCACGTAAGCGAAGACGGCTCCTGCTACTACCATACAAATATGTAAGTACCGTATTTGTAGcgataaaaacaaattaatatggGTGTTCCTTCGGCAAAGGAGACAAATTCTACAGGGAAAACACGGAGTTAAGTTCTCTCCACGTCTCAATCATCTGTGATTTACTTACCTATCATCCGTCACGGGACACAGCTGTGTCCACACCACATACAGCTGTGTGCTAACACACAGCCCTGGAAATCGTCCTGTGTGAATGGCTTCACGGCAGGATTTATGGAGAACGATCTAATTATTCAACTCCGTTCCATTCACTCCCATTATGGCTGCTATTTAAAGCCTCTATGGAAAACGCCATTTATCTCCAGGGACAAATTGTCAGAGCAGTGTTTCACTGATAGAAATACACCCATTCAGTTTTGACAGCAACCCAGCAAGAGATAAACATGTCTCCTTCTCAACAGGTCCGAGGAATTAGGGCCTGAGCGGTCTACACCTTCCAGAAGAATCCCCTTACATTCGAGAGGCTCACTGGAGGACTCCGGTGGATTGATAAATAAACACTGATGATTCCAGAACTCTCCATGTTAAACTGGGCTCAAGGCTCGGGAGAAGGTGATTCGCTACGAAGTCAACTCAATTGGAGAAAGCTGTTCTTTACAGCTTCAAGCTGACTGACAGATGACAGAGGTCCCCTTTGCTGGTCACCTTCTCCAACGTGACCTGAACATGTGCCTACCCAGTTCGTCACACGCTGGCAGCCAGCGCCTCAGAGACAGCTCTTCATGAAGAAATAACTCAAATTCTACTTCTCCATGAGGTGGCCTATTCCTGGAGTCTTCTTTCTGGGACATTTTGctaaaaattaaactttgaatATGGAATGACTCTATTTATATGCAAACGAACGTTGGTGCTTTGTAGcacagaagaataaatacattttgtttatgtcTTCCTGCAAAGCCTTGTTTgtggaatatgtatatataaacttgGAGCTTCTGTATTTGCCTTGGTGATTCTGTCAGGGCTTATAGGAAATCGGGGTCAAATGTAAGTTTGCAAGGACTGTTCAAGGACTGACAGATGTGGTGGTCAAGGTTGTTGGCAAGGAGAGAGCAGGATTATTCTGCTTAGAATCGTGAGGACACTTTGTTAATTAGGATGAGGTTGAAAAGGGTCCTTCTCTTCAAGAAAAGATCTCTCCCAGAAATAAGTTCCAAATTAGCTCTGCAGGGATTTTCTGGGCAACAAGTGTCGCGAGCAATTTGCACCATGGTCTGACACGTCTTCCCTCGAAGCTCCATGGGTGGTATAAAGGACAGCACCCAAAAGCCAGGCCCCTCGTCAGAATCAAACAGCAGTTGGATTTTTTCTGGAGCACCATCCCATTTGGACAATGACACTACATGGAATGAAGCCactaataataatactaaaaatgTCAAGTGCGATATTGAAACATGTCAGTATTTTTTCATTCAACCATGTCAGCAGCAAATCCAGTCTGAAACATGCTGACAATAGTGGAGCTATGAAAACCCAATATACTTGATGAGCCAGCCGCccaataaattatatatgtgtacatatacatttgtATGTACTTCCCCCAGAAGGTGGAAGCCTTGGACGATGGGACTTTGGGGGGGCAGACATATCATGGAATCGGTTAGGTGATACTAGACATTCTGTCCTCCTCAGACGAGGATTAAGCTTAATATGTAGTGACGGGACAGGCACCCCTGAGTGATCAAGGCACCCCCAAGAAGCTCACGGTATCTTTCATCAGGGCCTGAAATGCCACCGCAACTGGAAATCAGGGCAAGCGTTATCCGCAGCTACCTCCCACCCTATGTAAAGAGGGTGGCTCCGCTGTACCAGGAAAGCCGTATTATTTGGTTAGGCTGAAATGCTGACTGTGATATATTCttatcattttaaagaaatccacaatcagataaacaacaaggtcctactatagagcacagaaaactatatccaatatcctgtgagaaagcataatggaacagaatattaaaaaaaagaaggaaaaaaataaaataaattacaaaagaaggaatgtgtgtatatatatatatatatatatatatatatataactgaatcactttgctatacagcagtaattaaacgcaacattgtaaatcaactatacttcagtaaaataaagaaataaaataaagaaatccacaTCCTTATTTGTGCTCTGCTCattagcaaaaaaaattttaaatatgaatgatccaaaagaagaaaacaaaaattgcttGTTATGCCATTATCCCGAGAATATCATGAAGGTTGTGGTATCTataatcgtgtgtgtgtgtgtgcccttaATGTGTGATCACAATCTGAAGCAAACAGCAGAAAAAGAGCTCATAACTCacacctctcttctctccctaaaCACCTCTCAATTAGCTATAAGATTAGATGGAATGGGAAACATGAACACCgcttttcctttccctcctagTCATGAGAACGCACCTGTCTCTCTGGGCGTCTTTGGGGAGAACAACGCAAGGGAACTCTCCCGTCACACACTGTCACCGACAGAAGACTGCTTTGCCAACGACAGAAACCACTTTGCCCTCAGAGCGAGTTCCTTTATTTCATGACCGAGTGTGTTCTTATATGTTGTAGCTATTTATCGACgtaggaaaatatttacaacttaTAACGATGCGAAAAACAAGCTTACACAATGGGTGCCCATTTGACCTGACGACGTTAACGGAGGTACCCATCACGGGCAGCTGGAGGAGGTGGAAGAGGTGAAATTCCACTCTTTTTGGAGCCTTTCTGAGTTTTCCAAAAATTCGACAATAAGCATGAATtgcctttttaattaaaaaaaaagtggtattaatgataaaaattatagGTATGTTTTATGTTCTTAGATTATTTGTCATTATGTTATTCTTTGTAGGATTTGTCATTACGTTATTTCCATGTAGGGTCATGTGTGACCCTTGGCATTAGCCAATGGTCAAAGGGGAGAGTTTAGTCCTCTTCTCACTTGGGGACTGTCTTGGGTTAGGCTCATTGAGAAATGTTTCTCCCCGGGGAAGTCTCACTGTCTGGAGAATTTGCGGCAATGCTAAACAAGGCAAAGGAAAATGCAGGAAAAGATTTCTCTTGTTCGTTTTTTACACAAACATATAtgttcattcgtttttctttcccagcgttacagggaagaaaatgagCTGTGGAATGTTTTAAACACCAGTTAACACTTACTGAGTTTTataagtgctttatatgcataAGCTTAATTATGCATCTATAAGTGCCTTATAATCTAATCTTAGTTCTCCCCATCACCCAGTAAGGTAGGTACCATTCTTTTTTCAAGTGTTCAGGATAGGAGACTGTGCTCAGCCAATTAGAGGCAGAGCCGGGGCTCAGATACCCTTTTGTCTGACATAAGAGTTTATTCTCTGAACCACGATGGCATACGTACATGattagaggaaaaaaaccaaaaaatgcaaGATCTCTCCGTACCATTTTAGCAGGTATTCTTCCAGTGCTTCTTtctacctgctatgtgccaggcattgtcctACTTCTCAGAGTCACCTCAGTCAACAGAACATTATCTGCATTGTTCTCATGGCGCCTACATTCCCAGGGATAGTTTcatcaaatattatttctggatTGTCTTGTGTTCACTTGTCTCCTCCTCCATCCATAACATGCTGTTTTCCTATCTtaagcttcaaaatatattttaataactggaAGGATAAGTCACTTTCCCACTactcttcattttaataaattctcGCTTATTTCTACTCTACTAACCAATACTGCAAAGAACGTCCTTTTACAAGTATCTTTGAGCACCAGATGGATTATATCCTTAAAATCAAGAAAGCATATATGCCAGGGAAAAGGGTATGtgcgttttattttattttattttattgccatGTTAGCCTCCAAAAAGGCTCATTTATATGCTTTTTGTCCATTtggatttttatcttttcattattgCTCAATAATAGATCTTCTTATATGATGGATATTAACACTTCATCCAAAGTGTTGCTAACATTTTCTCAgtttatcattaatattttaaactttgtatGTCTTTTACAATGCAAGCTTTGCAGTGCTGGGTAACTTACCTTATCAATCTACTTCTCTTTTTCCAGCGTTAGGCATTAAGCTTTGAAAGATCTTCCGCCAAGACTGAAACtatcttaagtatttttttctacaaaagcTATGTGGGAAACTAAGAAAAAATGGATAACCATTTGTCCTAATGTTATGTATTAAATAATGTCTTTTTCCCTTAATTTCAAATGCCACCTTCGTGATATAGTAAACTCTTGCATGTGACTCGTCCAATCCAGAACTCTATTCTCGTATTCTCGGTTTCACTAACACTATTTGTCCATTTGTGCAACATCACCATATGTTAAGGAAAGTATTCTCATATCCAATACAGTAGGCCAATaatcctttccctctccctatcaattaggtttttttttttttttgaacctgTTAGCTCTTCTGCATATTGCTTCTTCCCCATGATGTATGGATTCaacttgtcatttaaaaaaatcatttaggatcTTGACCAAAGTTCCCCTGAATGTGCAGTAGTATCTGGGGTAGTGTTGATGTCTTTCGAATCTCCCCATTCAGGGTCTTGAAATGTTTCTCCAAggctaatttttaaacttttaaaaactgtactaaattttcctttatatttattgCTAACTTTATCCCAAAGTCTtccaaagttttcatttttattgcgaATGTCCCTCTCCTCacgttttccatttctctactgcCAATACTTAGATGactgatgttaaaatatataaaaatatttttttcttccctttacgttctttctcttttcttcagctCTACAAATTTCCTCTGTCTCCCTAGATTCTTACTACCTAGCACATTTAGAGGCACAGAGGAAAGAATGTGGAATTTGGTGCCACAGACATTGGCTCTGACATATAAGTGTGAACTTTAGGAGCCTCTGATTCTTTGTCTGCAAAGGAGGCATAATACTAATGATATTAGCAGGCTTTATAAAGCTTAGAGTTAATGTATATCATTTATCCATTTCAGATGTCACTCACCCGTTCTTAGAATGTAGCTGGCTAAAGAATATACGTCATTGAGTACTCACATGATACTTTCTAAAGGCTGGTATATTTAGTTAGGATGTGCTGGCTGGTATGACAAGCAGCCCCCCAATTttgtggcttaacacaacaaagtttatttcttgctcacaggACAGTTCAAGGTGGGTGTTTCtggtctccctgtgtctctgggGCAGCGCTCCTCTAAGGGCGGCTcggggacccaggctccttccgtCTTGTGGCTCCACACTCCTCCAGGTCCTTGGACCACCTCAATTCAGCCAGCAGATGGGACAAAAGGGTCATGAAGGAAATCACAGGAGGTCTTCATGTGCTGGGTCAGAAAGGGTCTTTACCACGCCCCCCTTTCTTCCACTGTCCTGAACATGGTCACATGGTACATTTAACTGCAAAGGGTGCTGGGAGACGTAGTCTACTGCGTGCCCAGGAGGAACAGGACTAGGATTTGTTGAGTGCGTGGCAGTCTCTGCCATAGGCACTAtttggggaaagaggagagggcAGTTGTGCCCATGTGGTTACTatctggggaaaggagagggaactCGTGCGTCCATGTGGTCAGTCTGGAAAGAGTCCAGCAAAATGGAGATGATCCCTAGGTAAGCAAGTCCCTCCCCACTTTGTCCAGTGTTATACCTTCTTTCACCCCATGGACTGGGTGACCTGATTTCTTTTTAGCAAAACCAGCCCGACGATgcttttttgggttgtttttctagCTGTCTAATAAGAGGTTGAACGACTTAAAGAGCTCTGGTATATGAGAAGGCACCTGTCACCCCTTACAGGGGACCTCAGGCTCCCCCCTGCCCCCTGAGCTGCACTCAAAATAGAGGCTTTAATTTCTGTGCAACAGACAGCacctgtccatcgacagatgaatggataaagaagatgtggtactgatatacaatggaatactactcagccataaaaaagaatgaaataatgctatttgcagcaacgtggatggacctagattatcatactaagtgaagtaagtcagacagagaaagacatatatcatatgatatcacctatatgtggaatctaaaatatgacacaaatgaacctatctgtgaaacagaaacagagtcatagagaacacacttgtggttgccaaggtggagggagggtgggggagggatggagtgggagtttggggttagcagatgcaaaccactatatatagaatggataaacagaaaggttctactgtagagcacagggaactatattcaatatcctgtgataaaccataatggaaaagaatctaaaaaaatgtaactgaatcactttgctgtacagcagaaattaatacaacattgtaaatcgacatacttcaattaaaaaaaagagagagagctaaCACCTGGCTCCCTCCACTTCCCCTATCTGCACCCCGCCAATCCAAATCTATCAGCAACTCCTCCCCAAACAAATTCTCTGGTTCATCTCAGTCTTGGGAAATAATCGTGACAATAGCAAGAAGGGCTAACGCTGAGTGATCCCTTACTCTGCATCAGGCACCGTACACAAATACTCGGCatatgtttcatttcttcctAACGATTCTATGAGGGAGGCAATTTTATGATTCccattttcaggtgaggaaactgggactGAATTTAACAGGGTGagtaacttactcaaggtcacaaagtGGTAAGTAAGACGGGAGGACCAGCAGCCATTGGACTGCAGAGCCCTCGATATGAACAACTATATTATGAGCTTAGAAATCCTCCCCATTTCTCTGAGTTTAAAGTCTAAACTTCTTACCCCAGCTAACAATTCCCTCCTGGTGTGGCCTCTGATTTCCTCTCCAGGCTCACATCTTGTTAAGAGtgcatgcagggacttccctggtggttcagtggtaaagaatccgctttacaatgcaggggatgagggttcgacccctggtcagggaactaagatcccacacgccacggggcaactaagcccgcgcgccgcaactactgagctcacgcacctcaacgagagaggccacgtgctgcaaactacagagcccacgtgccctgaagcctgtgcaccacagctagagagaagcccgtgcgccgcaaagaaagat
Above is a window of Phocoena sinus isolate mPhoSin1 chromosome 19, mPhoSin1.pri, whole genome shotgun sequence DNA encoding:
- the LOC116744541 gene encoding histone H4-like, whose translation is MSGRGKGGKGLGKGVGGAKHHRKVLRENIQGITKPAIHRVARCGGVKRISGLIYEETRGVLKVFLENVIRDAVTYTEHAKRKTVTAMDMVYALKRLGRTLHGCGG